The DNA region CGCGGTTATTACAACCTGGCCGACGGCTACTACTGGCGCGCCTGGAACCACCATCGTCGCCTTGAGCTTGACCAGGCCCGCGCCGATATCGAGAAGGCGCGCTCGATGATGGTCAACGTGCAGGTGCTGACGCTGGGTGGAGTCATCAAGTACGACCAGAACGATCTGGTGCCGGCCGAACGCGACCTGAACGAAGCGCTGCGAATGGACCTGGGGCAATGCATCGCGCACTGGTACCTGGGCCTGGTCACGTTCAAGAAGGAAGCCTGGTCGGACGGAGCCGCGAGGTTCGGGGCAAGCGCGGCGTGTTATGAAAGTTCCGCCAACGACGCAGCCGCCCGGTTGGACGTCATGCGCAAGTCGGACTTCGAAGAGGAGTTCAAGGCCAGCCAGATCGCCGGGTTCGAGGCCGTCATCAAAGAGGACCGCGACCAGCAGTGGGCCGCGATTCTGAATGCGGCCAACGCGTTCGCCCGCGCCGGCCAGTCTGAAACGGCCCTCAAATGGATCGATCGCATTCCTGCCGATGCCGTCCTCGCGTCAAAAGCCGCTGAACTCCGCAAGCTCATCATTGGGAAGTTTGGGGGAAATTTTGATAGCCGGACGCAGCTACAATGACCTTCTATGTTGAAACCCGGCCTGTACGCGAAGTTTGAGACCACCCTCGGCAATTTCACCGTCGAGCTCTTTGAAGACAAAGTCCCGGCCACGGTCGGCATTTTTGCCGGACTGATCCAGGGCACCAAAGAGTGGAAACACCCCAAGACGGGGGAGACGCACAAGGACAAGCCCTACTACGACGGCATCGTCTTTCACCGCGTCATCGAAGGCTTCATGATTCAGGGCGGTGACCCGCTTGGCATGGGCTACGGAGGCCCCGGTTTCCAGTTCGCCGACGAGTTCCACCCCGACCTCCGCCACGATCAGGCCGGTGTGCTCTCGATGGCCAACGCCGGGCCCAACACCAACGGCAGCCAGTTCTTCATCACACTTGCGGCAACGCCACATCTCGATCGGCGTCACTCGGTGTTTGGCAAGGTTGTTGAAGGCCTCGACGTGATTCATGCGATCGGCCGCACAGCGACTGATGGCCAGGACAGGCCCCGCACCCCGATCGTGATGAACAAAGTCACAGTCGAAAGAATCTGAGATTCCGGAACCGGACATCTACGAAGATATTCGTTGACATCTACGAATACATTCGTATGATGTGGGCATGGCTCAACTCCGGGCGCGACCGACTGATGCGGAACTGGCGATCCTCCAGGTGCTGTGGGACCGCGGCCCTTCCACGGTCCGACAGGTCTTCGAGGCGCTGGCCGATGCGCGCGAGACCGGTTACACCACAACGCTGAAGCTCATGCAGATCATGGCCGAGAAGGGCCTGGTCTCTCGCGATGAGTCGGCACGCACACACATCTACGAAGCCAAAGCCTCGCGTGACCTGACGCAGCGGCGCCTCGTCAGTGACCTGCTTGACCGCGCGTTCGGCGGTTCTGCCGCCACACTCGTGATGCAGGCGCTCAGTTCGCACCCCACGTCTGCTGCGGAACTCAGGGACATCGAACGCCTCATCGCCGACTACAAGGGGAAGAAGCGATGAAAGACGCCCTGGCTCTCGCGCTGGTCCATTTCATCTGGCAGGGCGCGCTGCTCGGCATCACGGGTGGCCTCCTTATTCGCC from Acidobacteriota bacterium includes:
- a CDS encoding peptidylprolyl isomerase, with the protein product MLKPGLYAKFETTLGNFTVELFEDKVPATVGIFAGLIQGTKEWKHPKTGETHKDKPYYDGIVFHRVIEGFMIQGGDPLGMGYGGPGFQFADEFHPDLRHDQAGVLSMANAGPNTNGSQFFITLAATPHLDRRHSVFGKVVEGLDVIHAIGRTATDGQDRPRTPIVMNKVTVERI
- a CDS encoding BlaI/MecI/CopY family transcriptional regulator; amino-acid sequence: MAQLRARPTDAELAILQVLWDRGPSTVRQVFEALADARETGYTTTLKLMQIMAEKGLVSRDESARTHIYEAKASRDLTQRRLVSDLLDRAFGGSAATLVMQALSSHPTSAAELRDIERLIADYKGKKR